A DNA window from Capnocytophaga sp. ARDL2 contains the following coding sequences:
- a CDS encoding LD-carboxypeptidase, producing MIQPAFLKKGDKVAIVCTARSFSVEEAQAGIELFQSWGLEVVLGKTVGQNNYQLAGTDKERADDFQAMLNDPSIKAIWMARGGYGSVRIVDQIDFSVFAQSPKWIIGFSDITVWHSHLHTLGFQTLHAIMPYSVPNATPEAKETLRKALFGEKMQIEAPCHPLNIQGKVKGTLIGGNLSIIYSLLATPSEINYHDKILFVEDLCEALYHVDRMFYSLKRSGKLQQIKGLIVGGMTDMSYNEIPFNNTVEEIIYHHTKDIGIPLCFDFPAGHIPDNRALVFGKEVKLYVDKQNTLLLQ from the coding sequence ATGATACAACCAGCTTTTTTAAAAAAAGGCGATAAAGTCGCTATTGTATGCACTGCTCGTAGTTTTTCTGTAGAAGAAGCTCAGGCGGGAATCGAACTGTTTCAATCATGGGGATTGGAAGTGGTATTGGGTAAAACCGTTGGACAAAACAACTATCAATTGGCAGGAACCGATAAAGAGAGAGCCGATGATTTTCAAGCCATGCTCAACGATCCGTCTATCAAGGCGATTTGGATGGCAAGAGGTGGTTATGGGAGTGTGCGTATTGTAGATCAGATAGATTTTTCAGTATTTGCACAATCACCCAAATGGATTATAGGATTTAGCGACATTACCGTTTGGCACAGTCATTTGCATACTTTGGGATTTCAGACTTTACACGCTATTATGCCATATTCTGTCCCTAATGCTACCCCAGAAGCAAAAGAAACGCTTAGAAAAGCTCTTTTTGGCGAAAAAATGCAGATAGAAGCACCGTGTCATCCTTTGAATATTCAAGGAAAAGTAAAAGGTACACTCATCGGAGGAAATTTGTCGATTATTTACAGTTTATTGGCAACGCCATCGGAAATAAATTATCACGATAAAATATTGTTTGTAGAAGATTTGTGCGAAGCCCTTTACCATGTAGATCGTATGTTTTATAGTTTGAAAAGAAGTGGTAAATTGCAACAAATCAAAGGTTTGATTGTAGGAGGAATGACCGATATGAGTTATAATGAAATTCCTTTTAACAATACCGTTGAGGAAATCATTTACCACCATACCAAAGATATAGGGATTCCGCTTTGTTTTGATTTTCCAGCAGGACATATTCCCGACAATCGAGCGTTGGTATTTGGTAAAGAAGTAAAGCTATACGTTGATAAGCAGAATACACTATTGCTACAATAG
- a CDS encoding YraN family protein, whose product MARHNELGREGEKLAVDYLTENGYEILEQNYRVNKSEIDIIVKKDDIVAFVEVKTRTTNAFGTPEEFVDDKKKNHIIKVANFYVIANDIESKIRFDIIAIVMGKTPKIQHFEDAYYYF is encoded by the coding sequence ATGGCACGACACAATGAATTAGGAAGAGAAGGGGAAAAATTAGCTGTTGACTATCTCACTGAAAACGGCTATGAAATATTAGAGCAAAATTATCGTGTCAATAAATCAGAAATAGATATTATTGTAAAAAAAGACGATATTGTCGCATTTGTTGAGGTAAAAACCCGTACGACAAATGCTTTTGGAACCCCCGAAGAATTTGTTGATGATAAAAAGAAAAATCACATCATTAAAGTGGCAAATTTTTATGTTATAGCAAATGATATTGAAAGTAAAATACGCTTTGATATCATTGCAATTGTAATGGGTAAAACACCCAAAATTCAACATTTTGAAGATGCGTATTATTATTTTTAG
- a CDS encoding O-antigen ligase family protein: MMISREKFNIVNHFFVVIIAALMVFREISTPILVLFFLWNAFHFKYLDFKSIEKKHFLWIASPFLIHVLFLWNDDLLSASLQQLEKNIAFFLLPLFILSNKKSYDFYKIAWQHSLLLVGILWIFLFRFIIAFPEKIEKYINGIDLIEVGYEFAKSMNTHAPALNKHIVFVSVIGFYFMLKYLFEKKYNRLISSSFIAFSGFVFVLIVNTRIALFCVILLYLVVAISHLNKRFSTPKVVLYSGGVLLVSSLMIYAFVQINPYMKEKYSTVTFHHIDKIGRLDEIPNPEIQVFNSFVTRLSIYKSTYELAVRELPFGTGAADAQPALNDYYKETNQKFLAQWEFPVHNQFLNYLLKFGVLGAVVFLFISVYPIAVGWISKNILATSFGLLFFISNLTDDFLIRYDGIVFCALFCSLFAVGRLQYRIK, from the coding sequence ATGATGATTTCAAGAGAAAAGTTTAATATAGTCAATCATTTTTTTGTGGTAATCATTGCCGCATTGATGGTTTTTAGAGAAATTTCCACGCCTATTTTGGTGTTGTTTTTTCTATGGAATGCCTTTCATTTCAAATATCTTGATTTTAAATCCATTGAAAAAAAACATTTTCTATGGATTGCATCTCCTTTTTTGATTCATGTATTGTTTTTGTGGAACGATGATTTACTTTCTGCAAGTTTGCAACAATTGGAGAAAAATATCGCTTTTTTCTTACTTCCCTTGTTTATTTTATCCAATAAAAAGTCCTATGATTTTTATAAAATCGCTTGGCAACATAGTTTGTTGTTGGTTGGAATATTGTGGATATTTCTCTTTCGGTTTATCATAGCTTTTCCCGAAAAAATCGAAAAATACATCAATGGTATCGACTTGATAGAAGTAGGTTATGAATTTGCAAAATCTATGAATACGCATGCACCAGCACTCAACAAGCACATCGTTTTTGTGTCTGTGATTGGGTTTTATTTTATGCTAAAATACCTTTTTGAAAAAAAATACAATCGATTGATAAGTAGTAGTTTTATTGCATTTTCGGGGTTTGTTTTCGTGTTGATTGTCAATACGCGAATCGCTCTATTTTGTGTGATATTGTTGTATTTGGTTGTTGCAATTTCTCACTTGAATAAAAGATTTTCAACCCCAAAAGTGGTTTTGTATAGTGGAGGCGTTTTATTGGTTTCTTCGTTGATGATTTATGCTTTTGTGCAAATCAATCCGTATATGAAGGAGAAATATTCTACAGTAACCTTTCACCATATCGACAAAATCGGTCGATTGGACGAAATACCCAATCCTGAAATTCAGGTTTTTAATTCGTTTGTAACGAGGTTGTCTATCTACAAATCGACCTATGAATTGGCAGTAAGAGAATTGCCATTCGGAACCGGAGCAGCCGATGCACAACCAGCTTTGAACGACTATTACAAAGAAACCAATCAAAAGTTTTTAGCTCAATGGGAATTTCCCGTTCACAATCAATTTCTCAATTATTTATTGAAATTTGGGGTATTAGGAGCCGTTGTTTTCCTGTTTATTAGCGTATATCCAATAGCTGTTGGATGGATTTCAAAGAATATTTTAGCCACGAGTTTTGGGCTGTTGTTTTTTATTTCCAACCTTACCGATGATTTTTTGATTCGTTACGACGGCATTGTGTTTTGTGCGTTGTTTTGTAGTTTGTTTGCGGTGGGGAGGTTACAATACCGTATCAAGTAA
- a CDS encoding lipopolysaccharide biosynthesis protein, protein MLQKIKEYKDTLFTLLLRILGAFTLLGFTMYFTNYYPTHIVGDYEFVRLFLLVVGGLCLMGTEVSILYFAGQLSKTNQSESIKPLYFRILSLILSVSILPLLLYFFIPNQWIIDVFGGSHTPEIIFKCLLFLPFNVLTIFNTEMIRAMHHIVWSELFRNVFKFFPIFFGVLLLSNAESQQVVLDYYIIGFVVLGIVTSLYIWNYIKNMQPTANVYSTSEILKISTPIAISNLIFYLLATIDVVLLRKWWGSDMVGLYSLPVKLILFINMITLSINVNVSPKISELYSNKNEEMQQLLKKNARIIAVINWFCGCVVIALADWILSIFGSEYVQGIHTFYILIAGHLICSLFGCVSVYLNMTNRTAVFRTIMFCSLIINLVASVLLIPNFGMMGAAISFVLANFFWYVVAAVYTYKKDKIKIFVH, encoded by the coding sequence TTGTTACAAAAGATAAAAGAATATAAAGATACCTTGTTTACGCTCCTATTACGCATCTTAGGAGCGTTTACTTTATTGGGTTTTACGATGTATTTTACCAATTACTATCCTACACATATTGTAGGCGATTACGAGTTTGTACGCTTGTTTTTGCTCGTGGTTGGCGGTTTGTGTTTGATGGGTACAGAGGTTTCTATTTTGTATTTTGCAGGACAGCTGTCCAAAACCAATCAATCGGAGTCGATAAAACCTCTTTATTTTAGGATTTTATCTTTGATTTTATCGGTTTCAATACTTCCTTTGTTGTTGTATTTTTTCATTCCCAATCAATGGATCATCGATGTATTTGGAGGTAGTCACACCCCCGAAATTATTTTCAAATGTTTGTTGTTTTTGCCTTTTAATGTATTGACGATTTTCAACACCGAAATGATTCGAGCAATGCATCATATTGTGTGGTCAGAATTGTTTCGCAATGTGTTCAAGTTTTTTCCAATATTTTTTGGAGTTTTATTATTGTCAAATGCTGAAAGTCAGCAAGTGGTATTGGATTACTACATCATTGGTTTTGTGGTGTTGGGGATTGTAACTTCACTATATATTTGGAATTATATCAAAAATATGCAACCAACGGCGAATGTTTATTCAACCTCGGAAATATTGAAAATATCTACTCCTATTGCCATTAGCAATCTCATATTTTACCTTTTGGCGACAATAGATGTTGTTTTACTGAGAAAATGGTGGGGAAGCGATATGGTTGGGTTGTATTCCTTGCCTGTAAAGTTGATTTTGTTTATCAATATGATTACTTTGAGTATCAATGTCAATGTTTCACCTAAAATATCCGAACTCTATTCCAATAAAAATGAAGAAATGCAACAATTGCTGAAAAAAAACGCACGAATTATTGCTGTAATCAATTGGTTTTGCGGTTGTGTAGTCATTGCCTTGGCGGATTGGATTTTGAGTATATTTGGTAGTGAATATGTACAAGGAATACACACTTTTTATATCTTGATTGCAGGACATTTGATATGTTCGCTTTTTGGATGTGTATCGGTATATCTCAACATGACCAATCGAACAGCGGTTTTTCGTACAATAATGTTTTGTTCGTTGATAATCAATTTGGTAGCAAGTGTGCTTTTGATTCCCAACTTTGGAATGATGGGAGCAGCAATTTCTTTTGTCTTAGCCAATTTCTTTTGGTATGTAGTGGCAGCTGTTTATACTTACAAAAAAGATAAAATCAAAATCTTTGTGCATTGA
- a CDS encoding transposase — protein MSKDTIKKWIISHLSIGKRGFKTKFDSLLIFLLIIKRLKTGCQWRELPIEVYFKDQKISYQTVYYYFNKWSKNFDFQRVWLNLLFHNKRKLDMSCVQLDGSHTRCRLSGQFVGYQSRKKSKTTNSIFLCDNLRQILAMGSPKSGNHHDLNDIESVLKEILRLLKKVKIEHKDLFLNADSGFDSRDLRQFLEKKEIIANIKQNPRNGKYEDVYFDQELYKNRFKIERTFAWLDGFKE, from the coding sequence TTGAGCAAAGATACGATAAAAAAATGGATTATTTCCCATTTGAGTATCGGAAAAAGAGGTTTTAAAACAAAATTTGATTCATTATTGATTTTTCTTTTGATAATCAAACGATTAAAAACAGGTTGTCAATGGAGAGAACTTCCAATAGAAGTGTATTTTAAAGACCAAAAAATAAGCTATCAAACGGTTTATTATTATTTCAACAAATGGAGTAAAAATTTTGATTTCCAAAGAGTTTGGCTTAATTTATTGTTTCATAACAAAAGAAAATTAGATATGTCTTGCGTACAATTAGACGGAAGTCATACACGATGCAGATTGAGTGGTCAATTCGTTGGTTATCAATCAAGAAAGAAGTCAAAAACGACCAATTCTATTTTTTTGTGTGATAATTTGAGACAAATTTTAGCAATGGGCAGTCCAAAATCGGGTAATCATCACGATTTAAACGATATAGAATCGGTTTTAAAAGAAATTTTGAGACTTTTGAAAAAAGTAAAAATAGAACATAAAGATCTGTTTCTCAATGCAGATTCAGGTTTTGATAGCCGAGATTTGAGGCAATTTTTAGAGAAAAAAGAAATTATAGCGAATATCAAACAGAATCCAAGAAATGGGAAGTATGAAGATGTTTATTTTGACCAAGAATTATATAAAAATCGTTTTAAAATAGAGCGGACTTTTGCGTGGTTAGATGGTTTTAAAGAATAG
- a CDS encoding tyrosine-type recombinase/integrase: MDKVKFSVVFNRKKQLNAHGKALVQIECYLNGKRKYFSTGIYIKPTEWNDKTRTIKNNAPNYIGLNKQIKDKITAFESYELQKINAGKPFALDMLHEVENPQIKSFYEFMRLEIDTNPRTTKGTKADQRQTLNLLQKYCKELHFDEITFEFLHDFEKWIRKQTFSNGKKYSQNSIFKHFKNLRTFVNLAINKEHIPLEKYPFRKFKVQQENKERTYLTPSEIELFASVEVKDKAQEVAKDLYLFAIYTGLRYSDIMNLQTSEIIKEKGVFWIVKRTQKTNEPIKIPLSELFNGKAFEIVKKYRKLGNLCVFPKVSNGELNAQIKTLCEGAGIQKNITFHTARHTNATFLLSKGMSIFSVQKMLGHRKISTTQIYTHLIEETLLNELKAINF; encoded by the coding sequence ATGGACAAAGTAAAATTTTCAGTTGTTTTTAACCGCAAAAAACAACTAAACGCACACGGCAAAGCCCTTGTACAAATTGAATGTTATTTGAATGGCAAACGCAAATATTTTTCTACTGGGATATACATAAAGCCCACCGAATGGAACGACAAAACACGCACCATTAAAAACAACGCCCCTAACTACATAGGTTTGAACAAACAGATAAAGGACAAAATAACCGCCTTTGAGAGTTACGAACTCCAAAAGATAAACGCAGGAAAGCCCTTTGCGTTGGATATGCTCCACGAAGTAGAAAACCCACAAATAAAATCATTTTACGAGTTTATGAGGTTGGAAATAGACACCAACCCACGCACCACCAAAGGCACAAAAGCCGACCAACGCCAAACCCTTAACCTATTGCAGAAGTACTGCAAAGAATTACATTTTGACGAAATTACTTTTGAGTTTTTACACGACTTTGAAAAATGGATACGAAAACAAACATTTTCAAACGGCAAAAAATATTCTCAAAACTCTATATTTAAGCACTTTAAGAACTTGCGAACCTTTGTAAATTTAGCAATAAACAAAGAACATATACCATTAGAAAAATACCCATTTAGAAAGTTTAAAGTACAGCAAGAAAACAAAGAACGCACCTATCTAACCCCCTCCGAAATAGAGTTATTTGCGTCCGTTGAGGTAAAGGACAAAGCCCAAGAAGTGGCAAAAGATTTGTATTTGTTTGCCATATATACAGGTTTGCGATACAGCGATATAATGAACTTGCAGACCTCCGAAATAATAAAAGAAAAAGGCGTTTTTTGGATAGTGAAACGCACCCAAAAAACCAACGAACCTATAAAAATACCATTAAGCGAATTATTTAACGGCAAAGCCTTTGAAATAGTAAAGAAATACAGAAAATTAGGGAATTTGTGCGTATTTCCAAAGGTAAGCAACGGCGAACTAAACGCCCAAATAAAAACCCTTTGCGAGGGTGCAGGAATACAGAAAAACATAACTTTTCACACGGCACGACACACCAACGCAACATTTTTATTGAGTAAGGGAATGAGTATATTTTCCGTGCAAAAAATGTTAGGACACCGAAAAATAAGCACCACGCAAATATATACGCACTTGATAGAGGAAACCCTACTAAACGAGCTAAAAGCAATTAATTTTTAA
- a CDS encoding helix-turn-helix transcriptional regulator, whose product MNTVANENNSMVIVPIETLNQMTAQMQKMSKQLERMQSKDNDKFITIKEVERLTGLCRNTILKYVELGIFKAQVSQPNRYKKYLFNRGEILNYADRKG is encoded by the coding sequence ATGAATACCGTAGCAAATGAAAATAATAGTATGGTAATTGTACCGATTGAAACGCTTAACCAAATGACCGCCCAAATGCAGAAAATGAGTAAGCAACTGGAACGAATGCAAAGCAAAGACAATGACAAGTTTATAACCATTAAGGAAGTGGAACGCCTTACAGGTCTTTGCCGAAATACGATATTAAAGTATGTAGAATTAGGGATATTTAAAGCACAAGTAAGCCAACCGAACCGATATAAAAAATACTTGTTCAATCGTGGCGAAATACTCAATTATGCAGACCGCAAAGGATAA
- the hflX gene encoding GTPase HflX — protein MLEIEKINYEKAVLVGIITQNQTEEKLQEYLDELEFLTQTAGGEVCKRFTQKMEKPNPKTFVGTGKLEEIDLYVKENFIDTVIFDDELTPAQQNNLSKMLRVKVIDRTNLILDIFAQRAQTSYARTQVELAQFQYLLPRLTGMWTHLERQRGGIGMRGPGETEIETDRRIVRDRIALLKDKLKVIDKQMAVQRSNRGAMVRVALVGYTNVGKSTLMNAIGKSEVFVENKLFATLDTTVRKVVIKNLPFLLADTVGFIRKLPTQLVESFKSTLDEVREADLLLHVVDISHPEFESHIESVNQILKEIKSDDKPTIMIFNKIDAYTPEYFDNEDLMIERSSKHFSIEEWKNTWMGKVGENNAIFISATEKENFEEFRQKVYEAVRTIHITRFPYNNFLYPEYNENKE, from the coding sequence ATGTTAGAAATTGAAAAAATCAATTATGAAAAAGCTGTTTTAGTTGGTATTATTACGCAAAACCAAACAGAAGAAAAACTCCAAGAATACCTCGATGAGTTGGAATTTCTTACACAAACAGCTGGTGGTGAGGTGTGTAAACGTTTTACGCAAAAGATGGAAAAGCCCAATCCTAAAACCTTTGTAGGGACAGGAAAATTGGAAGAAATCGACTTGTATGTAAAAGAAAATTTCATAGATACCGTAATATTTGACGACGAATTGACACCTGCTCAACAAAACAACCTTTCGAAAATGTTGAGAGTAAAGGTGATAGACAGAACCAATTTGATTTTAGACATATTTGCTCAACGAGCTCAGACCAGTTATGCTCGTACGCAGGTAGAATTGGCACAGTTTCAATACCTTTTGCCACGATTGACTGGTATGTGGACGCACTTGGAACGTCAACGAGGAGGAATCGGTATGCGTGGACCTGGTGAAACCGAAATCGAAACCGACCGCCGTATCGTACGCGACCGCATCGCTTTGCTCAAAGACAAACTAAAAGTGATCGACAAGCAAATGGCTGTGCAACGCAGCAATCGTGGAGCCATGGTGCGTGTAGCTTTGGTTGGTTATACCAATGTAGGAAAATCTACTTTGATGAACGCCATCGGGAAAAGCGAGGTGTTTGTTGAAAACAAATTGTTTGCTACCTTGGATACTACCGTGAGAAAAGTGGTAATCAAAAACTTGCCATTTTTGTTGGCAGACACTGTAGGATTTATCCGAAAATTGCCTACTCAATTGGTAGAGTCGTTCAAATCTACATTGGATGAGGTACGCGAAGCCGATTTGTTGTTGCATGTGGTAGATATTTCGCATCCCGAATTTGAGAGTCATATTGAGTCGGTTAATCAAATTTTGAAAGAAATCAAAAGTGATGACAAACCTACAATAATGATTTTCAATAAAATTGATGCTTATACTCCTGAATATTTTGACAATGAAGATTTGATGATTGAACGATCGTCTAAACATTTTTCTATCGAGGAATGGAAAAATACTTGGATGGGTAAAGTAGGGGAAAACAACGCAATATTTATCTCGGCAACCGAAAAAGAAAATTTCGAAGAGTTCCGACAAAAAGTATACGAAGCTGTGCGTACCATTCACATTACGCGATTTCCTTACAACAACTTTTTGTATCCGGAATACAACGAAAATAAAGAATAA